CAAATACTACGAGCTGTTTTTGGCGGGTGGACAGGGCTGGATAGAAGATAATTTTCAAGCTTGCTTAAGGCTTGCCGAATGCCGGGAACGGCTGGGGGATAAAGACGGCGCATATGAAGCATTATGCAGAACGTTACAGTACGATAAACCACGTTCAGAGTTCTGCTGCCGACTTGGGGCCCTTCTTTTGGAAAAGGGTCAATTGCAGCCAGCAACATACTGGTATGAGCTTGCGATACAGCTGCCACGGGATAACGATTCGATGGGGATGAAAAATGGGATTTTTTATACCTGGCTGCCGCATCTCCAATTGGCACTCTGTTACGATCGCCTTGGCCAACACGAGTTAGCAAATCATCATAATGAAACGGCGCTTAACTTTTATCCGTCCCATCCTAGCATGTTATATAACCGCACTTATTTTAAAAATTTGCTTGGCGACAAATATGTAGCGTTTCAAGCTTAACAAAAATGCCCCCAGTCGTCATGATTTTGACTCTGGGGGTTTTCGTCGTTAAGACATCCTCTTTTTAATATGCTGGATTGTATTGCTGTTCCTTTTTATAATCGTTGGGAGGAAGACCGACCTCTTGTTTGAACAGCTTGGAGAAATAGGAGTAGTTGTTATAGCCAACCTTGTTCGCGACGGTATAAACTGACATATTTGTAGTTTCTAATAGATGCTTCGCTGCTGCGATTCTGACTTGGATGATGTAGCTGCCTAATGAAACACCTGTTTCTCGTTTGAATATTCTTGCCAGATAATCAGGATTGAGGTAGACAACTTCGGCCAAATCATTTCGGGTCAGATCATCTCCATAATGCGAATGAATGTATGCTTTGATTTCTTCTGCGACGGATTTGGTCTGAGCAGCAAAGTCGCGATATTTCATGGCTGTTGTGACTAGATATTTAAGATATTCTTCCATATCCTCGATCGAGTTTAGAGAGTGCATGGATAATTTATCGTTAGTTTTGCCGGAGTATAATTTGTGCGACCGTATCCCTTTAAGGTTGAGAAATGAATAGACTAGCTGAACAATATCTAAGCGGAACAAGCTAAGGACAGAGGTCTCAAGTGTTCTATTGTTCAGCATAACCTTTAAATATTGCGTAACTTCCTCAAGAAACGTAGTGAATTGATTTTGGTTCAGCAGCTCTTCCAAATGGGCAAGATCCGGTGGCGTGTAGCCTGTTTTATTTTGATAGAGATAGGCTTCCACTAAAAAGGTCTGATTTCTGCATCTCGTAATTTCCTCATCCATGCGCAAGGATTGTTTCAGAACATTCCCTACATTATTCAGTTTATCGTATAGACCGATATTGCAGCAGACATCACATTTTAAATAAGGATTCGCCTTTTGAATAAAGGAAGAGCATAATTCTTCAAGCA
This Paenibacillus sp. FSL R5-0345 DNA region includes the following protein-coding sequences:
- a CDS encoding response regulator transcription factor, with translation MNVLLVDDDFYVIAALQKRIDWESLHIDTVYTANNVAQAREIIEKHSIQILISDIEMPQGSGLELLAWIREGNYSIQTILLTNYADFNYAQKAIELQSFEYFLKPIEFDKLMLIIHKAVTQAKEQQRNEKAIQGGYFWQKNQAKILEHFWRKLVSGSTSFPIKLADITHAIEEQNLSYQMSDTLQPLIFNLFPYNGSMGKEEKDLFDFALLNVLYELLQSPCFTIESILEYKDYNWIALLKWNQTPDTPLLEELCSSFIQKANPYLKCDVCCNIGLYDKLNNVGNVLKQSLRMDEEITRCRNQTFLVEAYLYQNKTGYTPPDLAHLEELLNQNQFTTFLEEVTQYLKVMLNNRTLETSVLSLFRLDIVQLVYSFLNLKGIRSHKLYSGKTNDKLSMHSLNSIEDMEEYLKYLVTTAMKYRDFAAQTKSVAEEIKAYIHSHYGDDLTRNDLAEVVYLNPDYLARIFKRETGVSLGSYIIQVRIAAAKHLLETTNMSVYTVANKVGYNNYSYFSKLFKQEVGLPPNDYKKEQQYNPAY